In Labilibaculum sp. DW002, one DNA window encodes the following:
- a CDS encoding glycoside hydrolase family 43 protein: MKTPKYLVEDLYTADPAAHVFNGKLYIYPSHDIETGMPENDNGDHFAMRDYHVYSMEEIDGKVTDHGVILDVDDVPWSGRQMWAPAAAAKDGKYYFYFPLKDKNDIFRIGAAVSDKPEGPFIAEKNPIMGSYSIDPGMFEEEGEHYMYFGGIWGGQLQRYRDNKAIEVGAEPADEEAALCAKVVRMSDDMLEFAEEPKDVVILDEDGNPLKSGDHDRRFFEAAKMHKHNGKYYFSYSTGNTHLLCYAIGDNPYGPFKYMGEILSPVVGWTTHHSICEFKGKWYLFYHDCKPSGGKTWLRSMKVVELEYNEDGTIKPLDGMA, translated from the coding sequence ATGAAAACACCAAAGTACTTAGTAGAAGATTTGTATACTGCCGATCCAGCAGCACATGTATTTAATGGAAAGTTGTACATCTATCCATCTCACGATATTGAAACAGGTATGCCAGAGAATGATAATGGCGATCATTTTGCGATGAGAGATTATCATGTTTATTCGATGGAGGAGATTGATGGAAAAGTAACAGATCATGGTGTAATTTTAGACGTGGACGATGTGCCTTGGTCGGGAAGGCAAATGTGGGCGCCGGCTGCAGCAGCAAAGGATGGGAAGTACTATTTCTATTTTCCATTGAAGGATAAAAATGATATTTTCAGAATTGGTGCAGCTGTAAGCGATAAACCTGAAGGACCATTTATTGCAGAGAAAAACCCAATTATGGGAAGTTATAGCATCGATCCTGGAATGTTTGAGGAAGAGGGCGAGCATTACATGTATTTCGGTGGTATTTGGGGCGGACAGTTACAGCGTTACCGCGATAACAAAGCCATTGAAGTTGGTGCAGAACCTGCCGACGAAGAAGCGGCATTGTGTGCTAAGGTGGTAAGAATGTCTGATGATATGTTGGAGTTTGCTGAAGAGCCAAAAGACGTTGTAATTTTAGATGAGGATGGAAATCCGTTGAAATCGGGAGACCACGACCGTCGATTTTTCGAGGCCGCAAAAATGCATAAACACAACGGAAAATATTATTTCTCATATTCCACTGGTAACACACACTTGTTGTGTTATGCCATCGGAGATAACCCATATGGACCATTTAAATATATGGGTGAGATTTTATCACCAGTCGTTGGCTGGACTACTCATCATTCTATTTGTGAGTTTAAGGGCAAATGGTATCTTTTTTACCATGATTGCAAACCGTCTGGGGGCAAGACTTGGTTGCGAAGCATGAAAGTTGTTGAATTGGAATACAACGAAGATGGTACTATTAAACCATTAGATGGAATGGCTTAA
- a CDS encoding endo-1,4-beta-xylanase yields MNDFRFRYLSILLGMLVFITSCSSGGGDSEPEIELGDPIANQASEITSSSFKASWSRLYRAQSYLLDVSSDASFATFLAGYNAKSTTSLNEEITGLESNTVYYYRVKAVKETVISNYSNTVEVTTTFVPDPNQTLKKAADTFLVGVAVQSGKLTGQYDENYTKEFSSITAEWEMKMDVMYPSQGNYNFGPADAIVDYGVANGINVHGHSLIWHNSTPDWVKSFAGTDQEFEDMIEDYITTVVSRYKGKITSWDVVNEALEDGSGSLRNSIYRQKMGDDYIAKCYQFVRASDPDVLIFYNDYNMITDQTKQDAVFTMVDDFIARDIPIDGVGFQMHISHDYPSKDDIQKATDRIVERGLKVHFSELDVRANPNKDLTSLSSERSLSQKAKVKEVVEVYNGIPNENKYALTVWGLKDSESWLLNFYGHMDWPLLFDGNYNKKDAYYGFLEGLQ; encoded by the coding sequence ATGAACGATTTCAGATTTAGATACTTATCAATTTTACTAGGCATGTTGGTTTTCATCACTAGCTGCTCAAGTGGTGGTGGCGATTCAGAACCAGAAATTGAATTGGGAGATCCTATTGCTAATCAGGCTAGCGAAATTACCTCTTCAAGCTTCAAGGCAAGCTGGTCAAGATTATATCGTGCTCAAAGTTATCTGTTAGATGTGTCTTCCGATGCTTCTTTTGCAACTTTTTTAGCAGGTTATAATGCAAAGTCAACAACCTCTTTAAATGAGGAAATAACAGGATTAGAGAGTAATACAGTCTATTATTATCGTGTAAAAGCGGTAAAGGAAACGGTGATTTCCAATTACTCAAATACTGTAGAAGTAACAACGACATTTGTTCCAGACCCAAATCAAACCTTAAAAAAAGCTGCCGATACATTCCTTGTAGGCGTTGCAGTTCAATCGGGAAAACTAACAGGACAATACGATGAAAATTACACAAAAGAATTTAGCAGTATCACAGCTGAGTGGGAAATGAAAATGGATGTGATGTATCCATCTCAGGGGAATTACAATTTTGGACCTGCTGATGCGATTGTAGATTATGGCGTTGCTAATGGTATTAATGTTCATGGTCATTCGCTAATTTGGCATAACTCAACACCAGATTGGGTAAAGAGTTTTGCTGGAACGGATCAGGAATTTGAAGATATGATTGAAGACTATATCACTACAGTGGTAAGTCGATACAAAGGAAAAATAACTTCTTGGGATGTGGTGAATGAAGCATTGGAAGATGGTTCAGGAAGCCTTAGAAATTCAATATATCGTCAGAAAATGGGCGACGATTACATTGCTAAATGTTATCAGTTTGTTCGTGCTTCTGATCCTGATGTGTTGATTTTCTATAATGATTACAACATGATTACCGACCAAACAAAACAGGATGCTGTTTTTACAATGGTTGATGATTTTATAGCAAGAGATATACCAATTGACGGAGTCGGATTTCAAATGCACATTTCTCATGATTATCCTTCGAAAGACGATATTCAGAAAGCTACCGACCGAATTGTGGAAAGAGGTTTAAAAGTTCACTTCTCAGAATTGGATGTGAGAGCGAATCCGAATAAGGATTTAACAAGCTTATCATCAGAAAGATCTTTATCGCAGAAAGCGAAAGTGAAAGAAGTTGTTGAAGTGTACAATGGTATTCCGAATGAGAATAAATATGCTTTAACCGTTTGGGGATTGAAAGACTCAGAATCTTGGTTGTTGAATTTCTATGGACACATGGATTGGCCATTGTTATTCGATGGAAATTACAACAAAAAAGATGCTTACTACGGATTTTTAGAAGGCTTGCAATAA
- a CDS encoding MFS transporter gives MSESTKISIKEKIGYSLGDLAANLIFQTLMTFLAFFYTDVYKIPPATASAIIFSGGMIGAFFNPIMGVIADRTKTKWGKFRPWILWTAVPFGGMAMLAFSTPDFGSSGKVVYALVTYILLVLVYSANNLPYSALSGVITGDMKERNSISSYRFVAVMIAQFIVQALLLPLVLILGDGDKTVGFENTIGIFAVVGVVFLIITFLTTKERIIPSSEQNTSVKQDFTDLFKNRPWIAMLVLTIFIFITLSLKGGMYVYYFENYLDEQALASFLNNIGFNNFIDGLNNLLTNMGLVGFHWPEDVSTSGFSLFNAAGIIFMIIGIGFSKFFADKFGKRDAFGTSLFLSALCLLAFYFYSPQSIALVFISQMVHGLFYGISTPLLWAMIADVADYSEWKNNRRATAIIFSAMIFGLKAGLSIGGALVAGILAMYGYNEQLLIQSAETIGGIKLAMSVLPTLTFCISVACLFFYGINKEQEITIEKELILRRQNA, from the coding sequence ATGAGTGAGTCCACAAAAATTTCGATAAAGGAAAAAATAGGTTACAGTTTGGGAGATCTGGCTGCAAACCTTATTTTTCAAACCCTAATGACTTTCTTGGCATTCTTTTATACCGATGTGTATAAAATTCCGCCAGCTACAGCCTCTGCAATCATATTTTCAGGTGGAATGATCGGTGCATTTTTCAATCCAATTATGGGTGTAATTGCCGATAGAACCAAGACCAAATGGGGAAAGTTTCGTCCTTGGATTTTATGGACTGCTGTACCCTTTGGAGGAATGGCTATGCTAGCTTTTAGTACACCAGATTTTGGATCATCAGGTAAAGTCGTTTATGCTTTGGTTACTTACATTTTATTGGTCTTGGTATATTCAGCAAACAACTTGCCTTATTCTGCTTTAAGCGGTGTAATTACAGGTGATATGAAAGAGCGGAATAGCATTTCGTCTTATCGTTTTGTGGCAGTTATGATTGCTCAATTTATTGTACAGGCCTTGCTTTTGCCATTGGTTTTAATTCTTGGCGATGGCGATAAAACAGTTGGTTTTGAAAATACAATTGGAATTTTTGCTGTTGTAGGAGTTGTGTTTCTTATAATCACTTTTCTAACTACCAAAGAAAGAATAATACCTAGTTCGGAGCAAAATACAAGTGTGAAACAAGACTTTACCGATTTGTTTAAAAACAGACCTTGGATTGCAATGTTGGTTTTAACCATCTTTATTTTTATCACTTTATCCTTAAAAGGTGGCATGTATGTCTACTATTTCGAAAATTATCTGGACGAACAAGCGCTAGCTTCTTTCTTAAATAATATTGGCTTTAACAATTTTATTGATGGCTTAAATAACTTGCTAACCAATATGGGTTTAGTTGGTTTTCACTGGCCCGAAGATGTTTCTACTTCTGGTTTTAGTCTGTTTAATGCAGCAGGTATCATTTTCATGATTATTGGGATTGGATTTTCGAAATTCTTTGCCGATAAATTTGGAAAACGTGACGCTTTTGGAACAAGTTTATTCCTATCTGCATTGTGCTTGTTAGCCTTTTATTTCTATTCACCACAATCCATCGCATTGGTATTTATAAGTCAAATGGTGCATGGTTTATTTTATGGTATATCAACGCCACTTCTTTGGGCGATGATTGCTGATGTAGCCGATTATTCGGAATGGAAAAACAACCGACGAGCTACGGCAATTATCTTCTCAGCAATGATTTTTGGACTAAAAGCCGGATTAAGTATTGGAGGAGCTTTGGTAGCAGGAATATTGGCCATGTATGGATACAACGAGCAATTATTGATTCAATCCGCAGAAACAATTGGCGGAATAAAATTAGCAATGAGTGTATTGCCAACCCTTACTTTTTGTATTAGTGTAGCCTGTCTTTTCTTTTATGGTATCAATAAAGAACAAGAAATTACCATTGAAAAGGAATTGATTCTTCGCAGACAAAATGCATAA
- a CDS encoding IPT/TIG domain-containing protein, producing the protein MKFKYKMNKIISAVVVLMVSVMSYSCDDDSSLSPVVDVMVSEDTDLNINSGLPNDLIIAEGNDLQNIKTVTFKAVSAPEESIVDVVFNPVLNSDLAIMFKVPFDETKGSEFGAQVVTITNKDGAVLTHDFTIIQPEPTIGVFTPERPKANETVSIAGEWFQNVVSVTFGGAPVEYTMVSSTEISMVVPDGTTLGADVTVVTPAGEASAFLDVDIGYNLYLVADFDGGGLRPLNNWVFYGDAGSLEYIIGGPTGTFAEFKWLGDTSNGYNGCQSDALETMVVESDPEKVMYLIDVNCNGAIGTVAEFLIVDRDGGNWAFRHEFTEDGWHTIETPVSAFGASYDPDNQSSGDVDPTQVNQVKVTIAEWGANPSTVQFDNIRFHGFY; encoded by the coding sequence ATGAAATTTAAATATAAAATGAACAAAATCATTAGCGCGGTAGTCGTGCTAATGGTAAGTGTCATGAGTTATTCATGTGATGATGACTCAAGCCTAAGTCCTGTTGTTGATGTGATGGTTTCGGAAGATACCGATTTAAATATAAATTCGGGATTACCAAACGATTTGATCATTGCTGAAGGAAACGATCTTCAGAATATTAAAACAGTAACCTTCAAGGCAGTTAGTGCGCCAGAAGAAAGTATTGTTGATGTAGTATTCAACCCTGTTTTGAATTCAGATTTAGCAATCATGTTTAAGGTTCCTTTCGATGAAACAAAAGGATCAGAATTTGGAGCTCAAGTGGTAACCATTACCAATAAAGATGGTGCAGTATTAACACATGATTTTACAATTATTCAACCAGAACCAACAATTGGGGTATTTACTCCAGAACGTCCTAAAGCAAACGAAACAGTTAGCATTGCAGGAGAATGGTTTCAGAATGTTGTTTCTGTAACTTTTGGAGGAGCACCTGTAGAATATACAATGGTTTCTTCAACTGAGATTTCAATGGTAGTTCCTGATGGAACAACACTCGGAGCTGATGTAACTGTTGTTACTCCAGCTGGTGAAGCATCTGCATTTCTTGATGTTGACATAGGATACAACCTTTATTTGGTTGCTGATTTTGATGGCGGCGGATTACGCCCATTAAATAATTGGGTTTTTTATGGTGATGCAGGTTCTTTAGAATATATCATTGGCGGTCCTACTGGAACTTTTGCTGAATTTAAATGGTTAGGCGATACTTCAAATGGATACAATGGTTGTCAGTCTGATGCTTTAGAAACAATGGTTGTAGAATCAGATCCTGAAAAGGTGATGTATTTAATTGATGTAAACTGTAATGGTGCGATTGGTACAGTAGCAGAATTTCTAATTGTTGACCGCGATGGTGGCAACTGGGCATTCCGTCACGAATTTACTGAAGATGGATGGCATACAATTGAGACACCAGTTTCAGCATTTGGAGCAAGTTATGATCCAGATAACCAAAGTAGTGGTGATGTAGATCCAACACAGGTTAATCAAGTTAAAGTTACAATAGCAGAGTGGGGAGCAAACCCTTCAACTGTACAGTTCGATAACATTCGTTTTCACGGATTCTATTAA
- a CDS encoding endo-1,4-beta-xylanase: MKLRNYTKGLLLISATAVIMSACSGNECSSEKGMKDAIKEAYFIGTALNTPQILEEDSLAIAVVNKHFNSVVAENCMKSEVLQPEEGKFDFSLADKFVELGEKNNMFIIGHTLIWHSQAPAWFFTDEQGNDVSREVMIERMRTHISTVVGRYKGRVNGWDVVNETIMEDGSFRDSKLVQIIGEDFVKLAFQFANEADPEAELYYNDYSMSIPEKRDGVIRMVKNIQKEGVQIDGIGLQAHSSITVPDMNEFEKSIEDFASLGVKVMVTELDISVLPMPDLNVGADVAKSYEFKPELNPYVNALPDSLEVKLHDRYVEFFTLFNKHQDKISRVTFWGVHDGQTWRNYWPVAGRTDYPLPFDRNCKEKSAVHAIINLRKEL; this comes from the coding sequence ATGAAACTAAGAAATTATACCAAAGGACTCTTATTGATTAGCGCAACAGCTGTAATCATGAGCGCTTGCTCAGGAAACGAATGTTCATCCGAAAAGGGAATGAAGGATGCGATAAAGGAAGCTTACTTTATTGGTACTGCATTAAATACACCACAAATATTAGAAGAAGATAGCTTGGCAATAGCTGTTGTAAATAAACATTTTAACTCTGTTGTTGCAGAGAATTGCATGAAAAGTGAAGTGTTGCAACCAGAGGAAGGCAAGTTCGATTTTTCTTTAGCCGACAAGTTTGTCGAATTAGGAGAAAAGAATAACATGTTTATCATTGGTCACACATTAATATGGCATTCGCAAGCTCCTGCATGGTTTTTCACCGATGAGCAAGGAAATGATGTTAGTCGTGAGGTGATGATTGAGCGCATGAGAACACACATATCAACAGTTGTAGGCCGTTACAAAGGTCGTGTTAATGGTTGGGATGTTGTAAACGAAACCATCATGGAAGATGGATCTTTCCGCGATAGCAAATTGGTGCAGATTATTGGAGAAGATTTCGTAAAGTTGGCTTTTCAATTTGCAAACGAAGCCGATCCGGAAGCTGAATTGTATTACAATGATTATTCAATGTCGATACCAGAAAAACGCGATGGTGTTATTCGAATGGTAAAAAACATTCAAAAAGAAGGTGTGCAGATAGATGGAATTGGGTTACAAGCACACAGCTCGATTACGGTTCCAGATATGAATGAATTTGAAAAAAGCATCGAAGATTTTGCCAGTTTGGGTGTGAAGGTAATGGTAACAGAATTGGATATTTCTGTTTTGCCCATGCCTGATTTAAATGTTGGAGCAGATGTGGCGAAGAGTTATGAATTTAAACCAGAGTTAAATCCATATGTAAATGCACTTCCCGATTCATTGGAAGTAAAGTTACATGATCGATATGTTGAGTTTTTCACCTTATTCAACAAGCATCAAGATAAAATTAGTCGTGTTACGTTTTGGGGTGTGCACGATGGACAAACATGGCGTAATTATTGGCCGGTAGCCGGAAGAACAGATTATCCATTGCCTTTCGATAGAAATTGCAAAGAGAAATCAGCTGTTCATGCAATTATTAATTTAAGAAAAGAATTATAG
- a CDS encoding RagB/SusD family nutrient uptake outer membrane protein — MKNKIIILFLLFLSASCSESFLDNAPEDSLVVDNYYNTNEQVMSAGAPLYGYPWFYFNEKFLICVGDNYSGNSTGTYSDIAQFTLFSVNQGNQFATEGWDALYNVVATANTLLYNLDTKVAGDVDEEVIEAVRGEAYFMRATAYFYLVRTWGAVPIIHDMSQYNAETDVYRNTVEDVYTFILNDYNNAVTRVPAQRSDNEAGRVIQSACNAMMAKVYLTQKDYTNAKAKAELVINSGVHGLLDNYGDVFHPRNNNSRESIFALQWVANQGWGYQNVSQAYLAASPKLTNAGDGWGTFQPSIDFQKAYEAGDLRRHETIMEPGDFYPDLVTAEGGYTVPSAGMTSTIAGWRKYVVGSKDEWSDVGFMSTNLNTHIIRYAEVLLIHAEAILGSSASTTDSKALESFNAVRKRAGLADKASLTFDDILQERRMELAVEGKYWYDLARMDRTKAIAILSNQERGDYNDGDYNNITTRKVTPSAGDFLLPIPGSEADLNPLLLEEPVPFDFNN; from the coding sequence ATGAAAAATAAAATAATCATATTATTTCTCCTTTTCCTTTCGGCGTCATGTTCAGAAAGCTTTCTGGACAATGCACCTGAAGATTCATTGGTAGTTGATAATTATTATAACACCAATGAACAGGTAATGAGTGCTGGAGCTCCATTATACGGATATCCTTGGTTCTACTTTAACGAGAAATTCCTGATTTGCGTTGGGGATAATTACAGCGGTAATTCAACAGGAACTTATTCTGATATTGCTCAGTTTACTTTATTCTCTGTAAATCAGGGAAATCAATTTGCAACCGAAGGATGGGATGCTTTATACAATGTTGTTGCAACTGCAAATACATTGCTTTACAATTTAGATACAAAAGTTGCTGGTGATGTTGATGAAGAAGTAATTGAAGCCGTTCGTGGTGAAGCTTACTTTATGAGAGCAACAGCCTATTTTTACTTGGTAAGAACTTGGGGTGCTGTGCCAATTATTCACGATATGAGTCAATACAATGCCGAAACAGATGTGTACAGAAATACAGTTGAGGATGTGTATACTTTTATCTTGAACGATTACAACAATGCAGTAACTAGAGTTCCTGCTCAAAGGTCAGACAATGAAGCTGGTAGGGTTATTCAATCGGCATGTAATGCGATGATGGCTAAGGTATATCTTACTCAAAAAGATTATACTAATGCAAAGGCAAAGGCAGAATTGGTAATCAATTCAGGAGTGCATGGTTTGTTAGATAATTACGGTGATGTATTTCATCCTCGTAACAACAATAGCCGTGAGTCTATTTTTGCTTTACAATGGGTTGCTAACCAAGGTTGGGGATATCAAAATGTAAGTCAAGCATACTTAGCAGCTTCGCCAAAATTAACCAATGCTGGTGACGGTTGGGGAACTTTTCAACCAAGTATTGATTTTCAAAAGGCATACGAAGCTGGTGACTTGAGAAGACACGAAACGATTATGGAGCCAGGTGATTTCTATCCTGATTTAGTAACTGCTGAAGGTGGTTATACTGTTCCTTCTGCTGGAATGACAAGTACAATTGCAGGCTGGAGAAAATATGTTGTTGGCTCAAAAGATGAGTGGTCAGATGTTGGTTTCATGTCAACAAATTTGAATACACACATCATTAGATATGCAGAAGTATTGTTAATTCATGCCGAAGCGATTCTAGGAAGTAGTGCTTCAACTACTGATTCAAAAGCTTTGGAATCATTTAACGCAGTTAGAAAAAGAGCAGGTTTAGCAGATAAGGCTTCTTTAACATTCGATGATATTCTTCAGGAAAGAAGAATGGAATTAGCTGTTGAAGGCAAGTATTGGTACGATTTAGCTCGTATGGATAGAACAAAAGCCATAGCTATTCTTTCAAATCAGGAAAGAGGAGATTACAATGATGGAGATTACAATAACATCACTACTCGAAAAGTTACTCCTTCTGCAGGTGATTTCTTATTGCCTATTCCAGGTTCTGAAGCGGATTTGAATCCACTATTGTTAGAAGAGCCAGTTCCTTTTGATTTTAACAACTAA
- a CDS encoding glycoside hydrolase family 3 protein: MTLNKILPAFLLFSLFSCSHSLQKHEDANFSFEQRADYLVSQMTLAEKVSQMSYESPAIDRLAIPEHNWWNECLHGVARAGVATVFPQAIGMASMWDREQMFEVANAISDEARAKHHNFAAKGKRGIYQGLSFWTPNVNIFRDPRWGRGMETYGEDPYLTGELGVQFIKGLQGDDDTYYKLIATAKHFVVHSGPESERHSFNATPSQFDMLNTYSPHFEKVVKEAGVYSVMCAYNSYNGLPCCGNKSLSNLLREDWGFKGYIVSDCWAINDFYMPNAHEVTSSKQEAAAMAVKAGTDLNCGDSYPSLVEAVKNGLISEAELDVSVKRLILARLKLGLFAPKGAVKYEKISYDVVDSEMHRLLALQTARKSMVLLKNKNNLLPLDKAIKKVAVIGSNANDLEVLLGNYNGYPSAPVTPLDGIKQKLPNAEVKYAAGCKLAEGLPIFEAIPSSVLFTDKACTKNGLAAEYFNNKELKGEPTHSRIDSNVDFVWGTTPPFEDLAYDEFSVRWTGVIKVKESGDYALGGEGFLGMKLFIEDSLIVDRSEVHHPHKEYEYVQLEAGKSYSIKLEYIQDNTEHAMMRLLWEKPNDNLAEEAIAIAKEAEVVIFCMGISPLLEGEEMKVKVEGFAHGDRLDIKLPRTQTALMKEIKKLGKPMVLVLLNGSALAINWENENIPAIVEAWYPGQAGGTAIADVLFGDYNPAGRLPLTFYKSVDDIPAYSNYDMRGKTYRYFEGEALYDFGFGLSYSDFTYSKLKTPDHIAPGDCVEISVDITNNSKIDGEEVIQCYAANPQAGGVNPNKSLVEFQRVMIKAGECKTINFTINPDQLMIVDEQFKKTVLAGELKISVGGAQPTAKRIRERKVLTKTILVEGSAFVMDK; this comes from the coding sequence ATGACTTTAAATAAAATATTACCTGCATTTCTTTTATTCAGCTTGTTTTCATGCTCGCATAGTCTGCAAAAGCATGAGGATGCTAACTTTTCATTTGAGCAAAGAGCTGATTATTTGGTTTCACAAATGACTTTGGCCGAAAAAGTTTCTCAGATGAGTTACGAATCGCCTGCCATCGATCGCTTGGCAATTCCTGAACACAATTGGTGGAATGAATGTCTTCATGGAGTAGCGCGTGCTGGAGTGGCAACTGTTTTTCCTCAGGCAATTGGAATGGCTTCGATGTGGGATCGCGAGCAGATGTTCGAGGTTGCCAATGCCATTTCTGATGAGGCCAGAGCGAAGCATCACAATTTTGCTGCAAAGGGAAAACGTGGAATTTATCAGGGACTAAGCTTCTGGACGCCTAATGTGAACATCTTTAGAGACCCACGTTGGGGAAGAGGAATGGAAACCTATGGTGAAGATCCATACTTAACAGGAGAGCTTGGAGTTCAATTCATAAAAGGCCTCCAAGGTGATGATGATACTTATTACAAGCTGATTGCAACCGCAAAACATTTTGTAGTACACAGTGGACCAGAATCAGAAAGACACAGCTTTAATGCAACGCCAAGTCAGTTTGATATGTTGAATACTTACAGTCCGCATTTCGAAAAAGTAGTGAAAGAAGCTGGTGTTTATTCGGTAATGTGTGCTTACAATAGTTACAATGGCTTGCCATGTTGTGGAAATAAATCTCTTAGTAATTTGCTAAGAGAAGATTGGGGCTTTAAAGGTTATATTGTGTCGGATTGTTGGGCAATTAATGATTTTTACATGCCAAATGCGCATGAAGTTACTTCCTCTAAGCAAGAAGCTGCAGCTATGGCGGTAAAAGCAGGTACAGACCTAAATTGTGGAGATTCATACCCATCTTTAGTTGAAGCAGTTAAAAATGGTTTGATTTCTGAGGCTGAATTAGATGTATCGGTGAAGAGATTAATTTTAGCGCGATTAAAGTTAGGCTTGTTTGCACCCAAAGGAGCCGTAAAATACGAGAAGATTTCTTACGATGTTGTCGATTCTGAAATGCACCGTTTACTAGCTTTGCAAACTGCAAGAAAGTCGATGGTTCTTCTAAAAAATAAGAATAATTTACTTCCACTCGATAAAGCAATTAAGAAAGTTGCTGTAATTGGTTCCAATGCCAACGATTTGGAAGTGTTATTGGGAAATTACAATGGTTATCCATCTGCTCCTGTTACGCCTTTGGATGGTATCAAGCAAAAATTACCAAATGCAGAAGTAAAGTATGCTGCGGGTTGCAAGTTGGCTGAAGGTTTACCAATTTTTGAAGCCATACCTTCTTCTGTTCTCTTTACGGATAAGGCATGTACAAAAAATGGATTAGCTGCTGAATATTTTAACAATAAAGAATTAAAAGGCGAGCCAACTCATTCAAGAATTGATTCAAATGTTGATTTTGTTTGGGGAACAACACCTCCATTCGAAGATCTTGCTTACGATGAATTTTCGGTTCGCTGGACAGGTGTAATTAAGGTTAAAGAATCGGGAGATTACGCATTAGGAGGTGAAGGATTTCTAGGAATGAAATTGTTTATTGAAGATTCTCTTATTGTTGATAGAAGTGAAGTTCATCATCCTCATAAGGAATATGAATATGTGCAATTAGAAGCAGGCAAATCCTACTCCATTAAACTGGAATACATTCAGGATAACACCGAGCATGCCATGATGCGTCTATTGTGGGAAAAGCCAAATGATAATTTAGCAGAAGAGGCAATTGCGATTGCAAAAGAAGCTGAGGTAGTTATTTTCTGCATGGGGATTAGCCCATTACTCGAAGGCGAAGAAATGAAAGTTAAAGTAGAAGGTTTTGCTCATGGCGATCGTTTGGATATTAAATTGCCAAGAACACAAACTGCTTTAATGAAAGAAATTAAAAAGTTAGGCAAGCCAATGGTTTTGGTATTGTTGAACGGAAGTGCATTGGCAATTAATTGGGAAAATGAAAACATTCCGGCAATTGTTGAGGCGTGGTATCCAGGACAAGCAGGAGGTACTGCAATTGCTGATGTTTTGTTTGGCGATTACAATCCAGCTGGTCGTTTGCCATTGACTTTTTACAAGAGTGTAGATGATATTCCTGCTTACAGCAATTACGATATGAGAGGCAAAACCTATCGTTATTTCGAAGGAGAAGCTTTGTACGATTTCGGTTTTGGTTTGAGTTATTCTGATTTTACCTATTCAAAGCTAAAAACTCCAGATCATATTGCTCCTGGCGATTGTGTTGAAATATCGGTAGATATTACCAATAACAGCAAGATTGATGGGGAAGAGGTAATACAATGTTATGCTGCGAATCCGCAAGCTGGAGGAGTTAACCCTAATAAATCATTAGTCGAATTTCAGAGAGTGATGATCAAAGCTGGCGAATGCAAAACAATCAATTTTACAATTAACCCAGATCAATTAATGATTGTTGATGAGCAATTCAAGAAAACGGTTTTAGCTGGAGAATTAAAAATATCTGTTGGTGGAGCGCAACCCACAGCAAAACGAATCCGCGAAAGAAAAGTACTAACAAAAACCATACTTGTTGAAGGCTCTGCCTTTGTAATGGATAAATAA